From the genome of Leptotrichia sp. HSP-342:
CCAGAATTAAATGCAACTCCTAAATTACCTTTTACATAAGGAGTAACTTCAGAATCATTTTTAAAGTTATATCTTGTTGTAAAATACACAGGTACTGAACTAAGTCCTTTTACACTAACTCCTGGTAAGTTTTTACTGCTTAATTTATTATATTTATAAGCAATTCCACCACCCATTTCAAGATTTTCATTAAATACTGGTGTTCTATATTCACCTGTAATTTCAAATCCTCTCTTTAATGCATCTTTGTTGATTCTCCATGTTGAATTATCAGTATCTTTAAATGTTGCACGGTTTGTCAAGTCTCCACCTATTCTAACTTCAGCAACACCAGCCATAGCGGTTGCACTTACAACTAGTCCCAATAATAACACTAATTTTTTCACAAAAATTACCTCCATTTCTTATTTTTTAATAATTATTTTATTACCAATTACAGTTTACCAAATTTTTATTACTTTGTCAACAAATTATCTTAAAAAATTCTTTATGAAATTAATTTTTTAAATTTAAAAAACATGTAAATATCACAACTAAAAAATCTTTAAAATCCCATATTTAATTAGCAATAAACATAATTTATAAATTATAAATTATAATCTTTCTTAAGCAATTTTATTATTTTTATATTTGTTTTTATTGAGTATCGTCATAGAAAAAACTATCTTGTAAATTGAGAAATAAAAATTGTTAAAACTTTACAGATTTCTTAAATTATACATCAGGATATTTTCTTACAACTTCAGTAATATTACAAGCTCCCTCAATCACAGGGAACATCATAACAGCCCCAGTACCTTCCCCCAATTTCATATTCATAAAGAGCATTGGCTCTAAATCCAGTTCTTTCATAATATACTTCATTCCAGGCTCTTCGCTCAAGTGGGAAGCAATCATAAAATCCCTGCAGTTTGGACAAATTTTATAAGCAACAAGAGCAGAAATTGCTGAAATAAAACCATCTATCACAACAGGTACACGTTTTTTTGCACATCCTAGATAAGTTCCCACCATTCCAGCAATATCAAGTCCCCCAACTTTTGCCAGTACATCTATTATTTTATTTTTTTCAAATTTTTCTTTTTTTCCTGTTCCATTTATATTTTCTTCAAAAAATTTTGATAATCCATTCACTTCAACTCCTTTTTTAACGACATTCTTCTTATGCTCCAAAGTTTTATCATCTATTCCGCTTCCATAGCCAACAATCTCATCTAGCGACAAATCTGTCAGAACCTTTAAAATAGCACTACTAGTCGTAGTATTTCCAATCCCCATTTCTCCAGTTGCAAATAAATTGTATCCGTCTCTTACAAACTCGTCAATCATTTCAATCCCAGTTTCTATAGCCTTCACAGCATCTTCATACTCCATTGCGGCTTGTTTAGCAATATTATTAGTACCTGATTCCATAATTTTTCTGTTAATAATTCCCGATAAATCTATTTCTTTTTTTATGTCCGAACTCTCATCAATTCCTAGATCTACCACTTTCACATCAGCATTATATGCCATTGAGAGAGCATTAATTGATGATTTGCCATTTAACATTGCTTCTACTACATACTGTGTTATTACTCTTTTAGATTTGCTGACTTTTTCTCTTTCCACACCGTTATCAGCTGCTATTACAAGTACCATTTTTTTGTGAGGTTTATAATTTTCACTCATTCCCTCAAGCCTA
Proteins encoded in this window:
- a CDS encoding outer membrane beta-barrel protein, producing the protein MKKLVLLLGLVVSATAMAGVAEVRIGGDLTNRATFKDTDNSTWRINKDALKRGFEITGEYRTPVFNENLEMGGGIAYKYNKLSSKNLPGVSVKGLSSVPVYFTTRYNFKNDSEVTPYVKGNLGVAFNSGKIEIKEGPSSVKFKYNSGIYYGIGAGIQYKNFVTDLSYNINSLKTKLDVDLPGYKANNKFNTNHGALTLGVGYSFGL
- the cobT gene encoding nicotinate-nucleotide--dimethylbenzimidazole phosphoribosyltransferase produces the protein MESIKSKITGEILFDTIKKITDLDKNRMKKKENELNSLLKTPKGLGKLEELAIRLEGMSENYKPHKKMVLVIAADNGVEREKVSKSKRVITQYVVEAMLNGKSSINALSMAYNADVKVVDLGIDESSDIKKEIDLSGIINRKIMESGTNNIAKQAAMEYEDAVKAIETGIEMIDEFVRDGYNLFATGEMGIGNTTTSSAILKVLTDLSLDEIVGYGSGIDDKTLEHKKNVVKKGVEVNGLSKFFEENINGTGKKEKFEKNKIIDVLAKVGGLDIAGMVGTYLGCAKKRVPVVIDGFISAISALVAYKICPNCRDFMIASHLSEEPGMKYIMKELDLEPMLFMNMKLGEGTGAVMMFPVIEGACNITEVVRKYPDV